A window of Candidatus Saccharibacteria bacterium contains these coding sequences:
- a CDS encoding PKD domain-containing protein — MRHWLTTHLKLSHHSHSGQIRPHEFTSYIPLLLLLVVVGLALGTYTATAATTSPGPEKGYIGLTGAVPGKPPASGAVILVPGSGARFSTSPITVSGTCPAGTLVEVFKNDIFAGSTPCDSDGTFSIEIDLLFGNNVLVARVYDALNQPGPDSNAVSVFYDALPGQGGALVPLDFGGAQLLLNTDAVFRGSFPGQEMTMPLEILGGSPPYAVNIQWGDTTNKLVPRNDNTPFQESHVYKKAGTYQITLQGTDAAGRVAFLTVAAIINGQPPVEQVAGVKETTNQLLLLWPLYVATVAVAIAFWLGEMREKQVLRKRGLLIYNDI; from the coding sequence ATGCGTCACTGGCTCACCACCCACCTCAAACTCAGCCACCACAGCCATAGCGGCCAGATACGGCCGCATGAGTTCACCTCGTATATTCCCCTGCTGCTTCTGCTGGTCGTGGTCGGCTTGGCCCTGGGGACATACACCGCCACGGCAGCGACCACCTCGCCAGGGCCGGAGAAGGGCTACATCGGTCTGACCGGTGCCGTACCTGGCAAGCCGCCGGCCTCGGGGGCGGTCATTCTGGTGCCCGGTAGCGGCGCCCGTTTCAGTACGTCGCCCATCACGGTCAGTGGCACCTGCCCAGCCGGTACGCTGGTGGAGGTCTTTAAGAATGACATCTTTGCCGGCTCGACGCCGTGCGACAGCGACGGCACCTTCTCGATTGAGATTGACCTGTTGTTTGGCAACAATGTCCTGGTGGCGCGGGTATACGACGCCCTTAACCAACCCGGACCCGATTCCAATGCTGTCAGCGTCTTCTACGATGCCCTGCCCGGCCAGGGTGGCGCACTGGTACCGCTCGACTTCGGCGGAGCGCAGCTGCTGCTTAATACCGACGCCGTCTTCCGCGGCTCCTTCCCCGGCCAGGAAATGACGATGCCGCTGGAAATCCTCGGCGGGTCGCCGCCATACGCCGTCAACATCCAATGGGGCGACACCACCAACAAGCTGGTGCCGCGTAATGACAACACGCCGTTCCAGGAATCGCATGTCTACAAGAAGGCCGGCACCTACCAGATCACCCTGCAGGGCACCGATGCGGCCGGACGGGTGGCGTTCCTGACGGTGGCAGCCATCATCAACGGGCAGCCGCCGGTGGAACAGGTGGCAGGCGTCAAAGAGACCACCAACCAGCTCCTGCTGCTCTGGCCGCTCTATGTGGCGACCGTAGCCGTGGCCATCGCCTTCTGGCTGGGCGAGATGCGGGAGAAGCAGGTGCTGCGCAAGCGCGGACTGCTCATCTACAACGATATTTAG